The DNA window CGAATCTGTTAGCTTTAATTTATCAAGAATATTCTGGAAGGAACTGACTTGCTTCTGTATCCCCAATGGAATCAATGTTATGTTCAGTTTCGAATCAAAAACTGCTTTTGCAGCCAAAGGGTCAAGAAACATGTTGTATTCCGCATATTTGTTTGAAGGAATAGTGAACAGATTTCCTTGCTCGTTATCATGGTGAATGTGTCCCCCAACAATATATACATCCTGCAGGGAAATCATAACAATGAAAATGTCAATCCAATAGAAAGGCATGACATACAAATTCAGGCTTAATTTTCCAAAGCGATGACATTTACCTCGACCACTGAGTCTGAGTTCTCAAAAGGAATGATTTCGGCTAAATTTGTCAAAGGTCCATTGGTCAACAAAGTAATCTTGGATCCTGGATCGAGTGATTTTACAATGGACTTCCAAACATCTAGTGCAGTTGGCTGTCCGAGTCCGGGGAATTCCTTGGTTGTGAATCCGTATCTGAGATAGACATAAAGAAGCCATGTAATAAATCTGCCTATCATGCGCATAGATTCATACACAACATCATTGCAACTAGATGTCTACTAGTTTAAATAGATAGCGCTACCTCCTAGGACTACGAGGTAAGGCATGAGCAAATCCATAGAGTGTGTCAGAGTCCAAGGAACCACCACTACCCTGAGGAATGGAACTGATATATGTGCAGTCtccgagagaagagaaagatgaATAAGATTGACCAACTGCAAATACATTTCCAAGACCAACAGAAATATCATCACGGCCCATCATATGCAGTATGTCATAAACAACATCTATGGTTGCAGCGGTTGCCCACCCATTAGCACTAACTAGTATTCCCTGGAAACATCATTTTGTATTAGTAAGAGCTATATCTTCAAAGGCTTGTATGTCGAATCCGGAAGCTAGTAGCAAAGTCACAACATATACTATTCAAAATGTGTAATTGCTAGCATGCCACCCTACAAAGGTACTCAGTTAGGCTATTCATTTGTATTAGTGCATCTGCAGCACCAAACCTCACAAAGCTTACAAAGGCAGTATCGTACCTTCAGGTTGACCCGTTCCACAGGTAATTTTAGGAGATATAGAAGAACTAGGAAGTCCCCAGCGCTCATATCCATATCAAAAATGAGGGCCTTACCCATCAATTTCTTACCAAAATCTGGTTTTTGAAGTACACTCTCATGGAGTGGAAACTGTGTTCTAATATTCGGCCGTCCAGTTTTCTTAGGTCGATTTATAACCTGCATTTGACACAATTATGAAGTTATCATTCTGAATCAAGTACGAAGGGAAAAAAGTTCTCCAACAAACTTTTGTATGTCGTACCGGAGAGGACCCAAAATTGATAGATTTTGATCATAAACTTACATCCAAGAAACTGCCATAGAAATCTTTGGCACGAATGCTGTTGCAATCACGATCTCGCTTAGCTCCAGTTGCAACAAGTACGGTAACTGCTTCCGCACCAGTTGTCTCCTTTGTATAACCATCCTATTAGCATTGTCCAAACTTCAGTTAGTTGTTACAATTAAAAGGCGTAGGGTTATTAAGAAATCAATAAACGTATTATAGAGAAACTGGTGTAGTAACTGAAAGCATACCTGACATTTTCCCTTCCCCTCTTTGATGAGGCAAAACGGGTCTTCCATTCCCGTCTGAACATGACCACTATGCACCCCATTCTTCTGTACACCGAACTTTGGGATCAAATGCCCATCAATGAGAGGGTTTGAGCCGTCTGATATTCCATAAGGTCTGTTTGAAGTAACCACTGTGAGGTTCATGTACTCCAATTTAGCAAATTCATTTTCTCTGTGACCTCTCTCTAAACTATGCATTTGAGATAATGCTACACCAACCATAAAAGGATCCCACAAGCAAAATTCCTGCGAAATAGTCAATAACTTATGAAATATATCATAGGAAACTACCTCTCTCTAAACTATGCATTTGACATTCATCTTAATATTAAGATTCAAGAATCAGTGTAtaattgcagaattttagctcaTACATAGAAGAATAAGATATCATAGGAAACTACCTTATAAAATTCATCATTCGACCATGTATCACGAACCATTTTCAAGGACTGGAAGCAATATTGTGCCTCATATGTATCCTGTTTCTTCTCaaatgctttgaaaaaaggctCATCTAGAGGAATCGTTCTTGTTGCATCCAGAGGAACGAGCGTGACTGGAATGCCAGAATGCAATACCTGATATGTCTATAATCTTTACCAATTTTGTACTTTAACTTAGCATAGAATGTCCATCAAACAACAATTTACCGTGTACGCAGCAAAAGGATCTCCAAAGATGTTGTACTCTCCATGCGGATTGCTATCTGGGCGAAATAGATTACCAATGTCACCACACAGCACTGAAGTGGGATTTCCAGAGCAGGTTGATCTCACAGCACCTCCCATGGCATATATATgcttaatatttttcttcaaatgaGGATTCGTCATAAGAAAAATGGCAAAATTCGTCTGAATACCCATAAGAAACACAGTGATGGGACCTGCAGATATCGCGTCTTTCATCACTTGTTGAGCCGTAGGTTGCTGAAGCGGTACATATTTTCTGTTACTCTGTTCATTGTAAACACAGGAATATATAGTTGCCAGATATAACATGACGGTACCTGAGTTTATATAATGATTGCCTAGCTCAACAAACTTTAAATTGGAAAACTAAATCAGGAAAACAAAATGAGGGTACAATTTGGTACCTTAGGAAGTAAACCCTTGCGCATACCATAGTTTGTATTTACATCTAGACGACCACTTTGACCCGGTGGTATTGATTGTCTGTATCTACAGCCACCTGCAGTGGATGGTCCCTGTAAACAAAATCCAAAGTTTGGTATGACCGTGACATTCAAACCTATAACAAGCTGTTAACGTAAATAATTGGCAAACTAGtttggttgaagttgaacactTTTCGGTTATACACACACCTGGTCAATAATAGGAAGATAACCTCCAACATTAGGCTGGATGGTGTCATTTGGAAAAATACCACCTTCACCTCCAACACCAACCGGAATGTCATCACGATCCATCACAGAAAGAATGTCATATACATAATGAACAGCGTGCCCGGCATCACTCCATCCATTTGTATTAACAGTAATTGCCTGCACAAACCTCCATTACCTTACAATCTATCACCATTGACATATAGTTCATACAAAATGGCACATCATGATCTTTCTTTGGCCAGCAACAGTTTTTCCAAAGTGAAATCAACTATTACTGCTGTTAATTATGGATCCTTTTAGCGGTGTTTCTAGGGCTAAAATCACTTTCTGAcaaccaaaacgcttttgactTCACTTGGCATAAAAAAGTTAAAAGTGCTTTATGGGTCATATAAGTGCTTCCTGAATACGCACAGGCACTTCCAACTGCTTTTTTCAGAAATAACTTGGACttgtaataaaattttcaatttagaAACAATtccatcaaaattcaaaaacgcTTATAGCAAAAGTGCTTCCTACATAACCAGTTCCAAACAAACCCAATAATTATCTTCAACTTAACATGAATTATCAAATTCAGTTTACAGTGAAGTGCCCCGATTTTGTCTGAAGCTTAAAGAATCATATTTACAACATTTCTAGGACGAAAAATTGATGAAAtgcaggaaaaaaaataaaaaaaaagaggagaaaaaGATGAAACCTTTAAGTCGAATTCCATCTTGTTTTGCTTCAAGAGATAAAATAAAGCAAGAACATCGTCAACGTTCACATCTGTATCGACAAGAATCCGGTGAGGGTGAGCTTCCACTGGGTTTAGCTGCACACCTCCAAGCCATCCAATCACAGTCAGCATCCAAACAGCTCTTCCCACCATCATCGTCCTCTTCAATGCGATATCTGGGTTCCAATTCCAAGTGGGGAAGATGCGAGTTCAACTTACCAGGTGTTGGATGAACTGATCACTTGGCAAATCTCTGCACGCGCTGCAGCATGAGCCGATATCACTCGGGAACACAGGTTAACGGCACTCAACATTACGCGTTGATATACTTGCTTGGAAGCCGCAGATGAGTGCATGGCCGCCAAGTGTTTGACGAACGCCATTTTATTCTGACATTAACAAATAAATCCTCACTTACTTAGATTcttaaatataaaattgaagTTTTCTACCGTcaattattttgacaattttataaaattttcgTTAAGTAAGAAAAATATGGCAAAAGTacttttaatttttgtcaatttatttgggttcatttttattaaattgaacATATTTTTGTCGTTTTGACACTTCTTTAACATAAATTTTTCACGAAGTGGTCCAAATGATTGAAGGTAGACCAACTCcgggaccacttctattaattttaaatcttaTAAACCAAAATGAGGATTTATGCTATTCTACgaaccattttgactaaaatgCCTTGACGAAATGTTTCacttaaaaaaactaaaaggaTCGTCCTATTTCCGTCTAAAAGAAGCTTAGATCTTTTAACAAGGACCctccaaaattaaaattcaaaatccaCCACCGCATCATAACAATTCATCACTTGCAATATTAACTTATCTATATAAATTATGGGAATGGTTTATGTACTTTTTTTCTCATTTTGGTAGGTTATAGTCTAATAAATATTGAGTCGCCCCAATCAACCCAACTAGAACATTTGTTAATTGATTTGCTGAAATTCCGTGGAATATGAAAATTATGGGGAGGCAGATCCTCTACAGACATACAGAGCATACTGATCAAATAATCCTCGCCTTTCAAATTGATCCTACGATCaaaagctataataatttttaaccgttggatcaaatttttaaaggtccggatcacttgatccttgGGCTTTTGAGGGAgaaatccggagaggatctatTTTCGTTATCACCACACAGACGGAGTACAAGTGCATTCTGGATTCTTGCTGCCATTGAAAAGGCAGAGAAGACTTTTGAAAGCTACAATAACTTTTGGCCACAAGATAAATTTCAAATGCTAAGATTATTTGATTCCTAAGCTCCGGAGGTATAGATCTAGAGAGAATTTGCTTCCTATTTAGAGGACTTTAATGATGTAtacatagaaaaaaaaatattttgcacGCATTTTGTTTCTCTTTGGATACACCCATACAAAGGAAGGGGAAACAAAACCTTTGAATTACCTATTCTCCTATAGAAGTAAGacaacattaattttttttttaaggaaatggtttgaaaactttgagttagataaagagtaaagtgaatagtattataattgactttttagtataaacatatgatttttcgttaaaataaatagtaccgagtattttattaaaattattattttttttattcgaaTGACTATACAAAAGCATCCAGTCATTTAGACTTCTACAAAACCATCCAGTCGTTTAGACTTCTGGGCAATAATTTCTCGATACGTGAGGAGCATTCACTACTCATCAGTCATCACCCAACAGTCAGCCCCATGTCCCCAAAGGGACATCCAATAAAATTGAAACAGCCAGCcccatatatttttagttaaccaactttcccaatttccaattttctaaattttagGGCTTATCAAAATATGAAAAGTACAATAAATCGCATATAGTGGCCAAAGAAGTTGAAATGCTTCTAAGAGTCTTTTAGGTTTCTAAAATGGTGGATTGTCATGACGAAACTACCAACTAGTCTTctttttgaaaaaagaaaaaagtctgAAAAGTACTCGTTggatggagaaatttttcaatataaCAGGAATACAACGTTATACACATGTCAATatacaattgaaaaaaaatcttttgtttCAAACGTCCCTCCAATCATATAGTAACATACAGCGTACCGTGCCGTGTTCCGAGCACATCAAAAACTTTTTCCAGTCTCTGGATCAGAAGAGCCAAATGGGCCCCAAATTTTGAATCCCAACCATCCCCCCAAATTCAAAACAAAtgaccatctctctctctctctctcctctcacaAATCATTGTCCTTTATAAATATTCCTACCAACCCCACATCTCAGCCATTGAAAGTTTAGAACCCTAGAAAAAACCCTAATCCTCTAAAATCCCCAATCTCACAATTCCTACCACCAACATCAACCACAAAAAATGGCCAAAAAGAAAGTGACCCTCCAACCCAATGACACCAAAGAAGAAACCCATCACTCCAAAACCCACCACATTACCCACAaagccgccgccgccgccatgGACGAGCCGTCCGAGAAGCTCGAGAACCTCAAGTCGCTGAACTCTCTGCTGCTCAAGGAGACCAAGGACCGCCGGCAGCAGGTGGAGTCGCTGGTGCAGGCCAAGGCGGGTTTGGAGTCCGAGCTTAGTCGGTTCCGAGTGGAGAGTGAGTCGCTTGTGAGCGAGTTGAGTGAGAAGAGCGAGGAAAATGTTGGGTTGGAGTTGGAGAAGAGTGTTTATGGTGTTTTTGTTCTGGCCCAGATGGGGCaaatgatgagagagagagttgagatTGAGAGGGCGATGAGTGAGAGAGATGGTGAGATTGTGGAGTTGAAGAGGGAAGTGGAGGAGCTTGCGGGTGGACTCGAAATCGAGAAGGGGAAGCTGAGCAGAGTGTGCTGGGAGAGGGATTGTGTGAAGAGGGATTTCGGTGGCCTCTCGGAGGAGGCGAATGGGTTGAAGTTGAAAGTGGTGGAAATGGAAAAGAAGGAGAGGGTTTTCGGGGAGGAATTCGAGAAGCTGCAAGTGCATTGCAATGGGTTGGTACAGGACAAGGCTGGGAAGGAGAGGGAGGTTGAGATTGCAATGAGAGAGAAGGAGTTGGCTGAGATGAAGCGCGATGAGTCGGAGAGAGTGATCGATGATTTGAAGAGGGAGATTAAAAgggttgtgatggaaaagaatgaGATTGAGAAGGAAAAGAGCGGGCATGAAGCGAGGATTTTTCAATTGGAGAATGAAGCGGGGCAGTTGAGTAAGATCGAATTGGGTTTGAGGAAGGAGAATGCAGTGTTGCATGTGAAGGTTTTGGAGTTGGAGAAGATTGTTGAGGAGGCTATGGGGAAGGGAGAGGTGTTGGAGAGGGAGATTAAGGTTTTGGGGGaagagaagagggagaaagagcAGAGTTTCGAGAAGTTGACTGAGGAAGTGAAATCACAGAAGGAACTTTTGGATATGGTTACTGAGGAActgaagaaaaaggaggaaagAATCAAGGAAATCGAGCTAAAGAAGAATGAGATCAAGGAGGCAAAAGTGAAGCAAGAGAAGGAAATTGCTGAGTTGACAAGTCAAGTGAAAGAAGAAAGGGATTTTGTTTCTACATTGCGAAATTCATGCAACGAGCAGAAGGAGAAGAATGCGCAGTTGGTTTCTGAAGTTAGTCGATATAAAGATGCTCTTGATCGTGTTACGGAGGAGAAGGCAGAGGCTCTGAAGAATTTGGAtggggagaagaagaaagtggaAGACTTAATGCTGACCATTTCGGGGAGGGAGAAGACAATCAAAGAAATCGAGAAAGAGTTGGAGAAACTGAGGAGTGTGCAAGAGAACGTTGCTGAGAAAAATAAGGCCATGGAGAGCCGATTGGAAACATTGGTGAAGGAAAAAGATGTGCTGCAGAAGAACCTTGTTGAGGCTCAGAGGAAAATTCGTGATTGGGAGGCTAAATTTGAGTCAGAAGGAACCAAAATGGAGCTTGCTTTGACTCTGCTGAAGAACACTGCAGCACGTGTATCCTTGAAGTCCGAAGGCAAGGAAGAAGTGGCTACCAATGATCTCAAGGTTGGCGAAGAAATTAAGCCATATGCTGCGGAGTTGGATGCCATACAGACTGCTTTCAGAAACAAGGAGAAGATGGTTGGAGACTTGCAGAAACAACTCGAGTCTATGCAGAAGTCATCCGAGGcacagaagaagaagagtttCTGGACCTTGATCTCATCAGCGACAACCCTTATTGCTGCAGCATCTTTTGCATATGTTTCCAAAGCGCGCTGAGTGGCTCGGTTTGCTAGTCAGTTTTGTTCTTGGATCAACCTGTCAAGGGCTACTTGACGGCACGACCCCTTTCAACTTCTAATCTAGATAATAATGTTTTTGGTGCAGAAATAGGTCTCGATGGGATACTTTGATATGCTGTGCTCTTTTTCTACATGAAGGAATATGAATATCTAATCTTGTTCTTCATGTCCGTTTATGTGCAATTTCGTTATAACGGTAGCTTCCTTCCTATTGCTGTTCATATGATCTGTGTCATTCCACATGGAACTAGGAAACATTTGCTTGTTAGATCAGTCGCTTCCATTCGGATGCTCCTACACAAGTTTTTCTCGTACTACAAAATCATTGTTGTATGAAAAGAAACCATCTTTCTTAACCTGCAATCAATGGGATTCTCTGTCCTTTTGACACGGTAAATATTCAACTGATTCACCATCCAAAGACCAGAGTCTGCCAAATCCTAGTACTGCTGGTTGGTAAATCATTCACCTTGTATTTGGTGGCAGAAACAATAATTGTTAAGTTTTTTTATGGTATATGTGTAATGAGGGAtagacctggcattttggacccgaTCCGTTAGCTCACCCCAACcagttaatattagtatttgggtggatgcttaacgggtcgggtcactaaCAAGTGAACCCATTAACAACCGTTAAATAACGgatcactttgggtcaacccgttagacccaTTAGCACCCGTTActtgatgatattttagtaatttcaataaagtcttaacaacaaaatataaactctatgcaaaaaagaataatactaataattgttaacgggttaaacggatgacccgttagcttaatgGATTGGGTTCGGATgatccgttaacttaacgggtcgggttcaaccTGACCCCAACCCAATAAACTCAATCCGTTTACAGTCTAATGAGGGGTATTCTTGGTACCAAAAATTCTTGTGTGGTCTGAAGTATCTGGTATTTCAGATGTTTTAACTGTTAGatcttaatatttttatttttattttggacaagtgatgagtagattttatattatatattttaccataatcttagtatattttggttaatatattagaagaattttgatactttgaattgtattttcaatataggactttcgacttcctctggagcaaaacaggatcaaatggacgaattttggagtaattctagttggaggacgttcgtgagtcacttagcttgatcgtatcaaaaattgggatttttccaccacgcggttattttctgacgatgaaa is part of the Malus domestica chromosome 12, GDT2T_hap1 genome and encodes:
- the LOC139187727 gene encoding nucleoside hydrolase 3-like isoform X2; this encodes MEFDLKAITVNTNGWSDAGHAVHYVYDILSVMDRDDIPVGVGGEGGIFPNDTIQPNVGGYLPIIDQGPSTAGGCRYRQSIPPGQSGRLDVNTNYGMRKGLLPKSNRKYVPLQQPTAQQVMKDAISAGPITVFLMGIQTNFAIFLMTNPHLKKNIKHIYAMGGAVRSTCSGNPTSVLCGDIGNLFRPDSNPHGEYNIFGDPFAAYTVLHSGIPVTLVPLDATRTIPLDEPFFKAFEKKQDTYEAQYCFQSLKMVRDTWSNDEFYKEFCLWDPFMVGVALSQMHSLERGHRENEFAKLEYMNLTVVTSNRPYGISDGSNPLIDGHLIPKFGVQKNGVHSGHVQTGMEDPFCLIKEGKGKCQDGYTKETTGAEAVTVLVATGAKRDRDCNSIRAKDFYGSFLDVINRPKKTGRPNIRTQFPLHESVLQKPDFGKKLMGKALIFDMDMSAGDFLVLLYLLKLPVERVNLKGILVSANGWATAATIDVVYDILHMMGRDDISVGLGNVFAVGQSYSSFSSLGDCTYISSIPQGSGGSLDSDTLYGFAHALPRSPRRYGFTTKEFPGLGQPTALDVWKSIVKSLDPGSKITLLTNGPLTNLAEIIPFENSDSVVEDVYIVGGHIHHDNEQGNLFTIPSNKYAEYNMFLDPLAAKAVFDSKLNITLIPLGIQKQVSSFQNILDKLKLTDSTPEAVFARHLLSRLWKLKQKHHRYRHMDTFLGEILGAVILGSSHPQLNPTFKFTPLKVVAEGDVSVIGQLLVDEHRSKMVKILSSVNPEAYHEEFANILGEQKQSAVVASFVEENMVIGCPGPNRGSGFTSSRPLIHSNDNLFFCPADDAFG
- the LOC103430490 gene encoding uncharacterized protein; translated protein: MAKKKVTLQPNDTKEETHHSKTHHITHKAAAAAMDEPSEKLENLKSLNSLLLKETKDRRQQVESLVQAKAGLESELSRFRVESESLVSELSEKSEENVGLELEKSVYGVFVLAQMGQMMRERVEIERAMSERDGEIVELKREVEELAGGLEIEKGKLSRVCWERDCVKRDFGGLSEEANGLKLKVVEMEKKERVFGEEFEKLQVHCNGLVQDKAGKEREVEIAMREKELAEMKRDESERVIDDLKREIKRVVMEKNEIEKEKSGHEARIFQLENEAGQLSKIELGLRKENAVLHVKVLELEKIVEEAMGKGEVLEREIKVLGEEKREKEQSFEKLTEEVKSQKELLDMVTEELKKKEERIKEIELKKNEIKEAKVKQEKEIAELTSQVKEERDFVSTLRNSCNEQKEKNAQLVSEVSRYKDALDRVTEEKAEALKNLDGEKKKVEDLMLTISGREKTIKEIEKELEKLRSVQENVAEKNKAMESRLETLVKEKDVLQKNLVEAQRKIRDWEAKFESEGTKMELALTLLKNTAARVSLKSEGKEEVATNDLKVGEEIKPYAAELDAIQTAFRNKEKMVGDLQKQLESMQKSSEAQKKKSFWTLISSATTLIAAASFAYVSKAR
- the LOC139187727 gene encoding nucleoside hydrolase 3-like isoform X1 — its product is MMVGRAVWMLTVIGWLGGVQLNPVEAHPHRILVDTDVNVDDVLALFYLLKQNKMEFDLKAITVNTNGWSDAGHAVHYVYDILSVMDRDDIPVGVGGEGGIFPNDTIQPNVGGYLPIIDQGPSTAGGCRYRQSIPPGQSGRLDVNTNYGMRKGLLPKSNRKYVPLQQPTAQQVMKDAISAGPITVFLMGIQTNFAIFLMTNPHLKKNIKHIYAMGGAVRSTCSGNPTSVLCGDIGNLFRPDSNPHGEYNIFGDPFAAYTVLHSGIPVTLVPLDATRTIPLDEPFFKAFEKKQDTYEAQYCFQSLKMVRDTWSNDEFYKEFCLWDPFMVGVALSQMHSLERGHRENEFAKLEYMNLTVVTSNRPYGISDGSNPLIDGHLIPKFGVQKNGVHSGHVQTGMEDPFCLIKEGKGKCQDGYTKETTGAEAVTVLVATGAKRDRDCNSIRAKDFYGSFLDVINRPKKTGRPNIRTQFPLHESVLQKPDFGKKLMGKALIFDMDMSAGDFLVLLYLLKLPVERVNLKGILVSANGWATAATIDVVYDILHMMGRDDISVGLGNVFAVGQSYSSFSSLGDCTYISSIPQGSGGSLDSDTLYGFAHALPRSPRRYGFTTKEFPGLGQPTALDVWKSIVKSLDPGSKITLLTNGPLTNLAEIIPFENSDSVVEDVYIVGGHIHHDNEQGNLFTIPSNKYAEYNMFLDPLAAKAVFDSKLNITLIPLGIQKQVSSFQNILDKLKLTDSTPEAVFARHLLSRLWKLKQKHHRYRHMDTFLGEILGAVILGSSHPQLNPTFKFTPLKVVAEGDVSVIGQLLVDEHRSKMVKILSSVNPEAYHEEFANILGEQKQSAVVASFVEENMVIGCPGPNRGSGFTSSRPLIHSNDNLFFCPADDAFG